A genomic region of Vitis vinifera cultivar Pinot Noir 40024 chromosome 7, ASM3070453v1 contains the following coding sequences:
- the LOC109122871 gene encoding retrovirus-related Pol polyprotein from transposon RE2, which produces MALGQKLALEDNAHFPDVTLDHSTIGALQYLTLTRLDISFSVNKLSQFLKAPTQHHWSACKRLLRYVSGTRTLGLSFRPTTPFTLEGFSDLDWACNVDDKRSMTGYCVFLGGNLVTWSSRKQQVIARSNTESKYRALASVTMELIWIKSLLDELQFPLQHRPIAWCENLGAHALAHNPIYHSRTKHIEVDVHFIREKILHRALEVCYIPSQEQQAELFTKSLSLSQFQFKCSKLSLSYPPFNLRGMLNNKTSCTSLCF; this is translated from the coding sequence ATGGCTCTTGGTCAGAAACTTGCTCTTGAAGACAATGCTCATTTTCCTGATGTCACCTTGGATCACAGCACCATCGGTGCTCTCCAATACTTAACTTTAACTCGGCTTGACATATCTTTCTCGGTTAATAAGTTGAGCCAATTTCTTAAGGCTCCTACACAACATCATTGGAGTGCTTGTAAACGTCTATTGCGCTATGTTAGTGGTACCCGCACTCTTGGTTTATCTTTCCGACCTACTACCCCATTTACACTTGAAGGCTTCTCGGATTTGGATTGGGCGTGTAATGTTGATGACAAAAGATCTATGACTGgttattgtgtttttcttggtGGCAATTTAGTAACTTGGAGTTCTCGCAAACAACAGGTCATTGCAAGGTCCAATACTGAATCCAAGTATCGGGCACTGGCTAGTGTTACTAtggaattaatttggataaaatcttTACTGGATGAACTTCAATTTCCATTACAACATCGTCCCATAGCTTGGTGTGAAAACTTGGGTGCGCATGCTCTTGCCCACAATCCTATTTATCATTCACGCACTAAACATATTGAGGTGGATGTCCATTTCATCCGAGAAAAGATTCTCCACCGTGCTCTTGAAGTTTGCTATATACCCTCTCAGGAACAACAAGCAGAATTGTTTACTAAGTCTTTGTCTCTTTCTCAATTTCAGTTTAAGTGTTCCAAGCTTTCACTTTCTTATCCACCGTTCAATTTGCGGGGGATGTTGAACAACAAAACTAGTTGTACTAGTTTATGTTTTTAG